From Streptomyces sp. HUAS MG91, the proteins below share one genomic window:
- the arfB gene encoding alternative ribosome rescue aminoacyl-tRNA hydrolase ArfB: protein MSGPYPIRGSVVLPEAELVWRFSRSSGPGGQHVNTSDSRVELSFDLANTRALPEVWKARALERLGSRLVGGVVTVRASEHRSQWRNRETAAVRLAALLAEATAPPPKPRRATKVPRGINERRLREKKARSDTKRGRAGRDW from the coding sequence ATGTCCGGTCCTTATCCCATCCGCGGCTCGGTCGTCCTTCCGGAGGCCGAGCTGGTCTGGCGTTTCTCGCGGTCGTCCGGGCCGGGCGGGCAGCACGTCAACACGTCTGATTCGCGGGTGGAGCTGTCCTTCGACCTGGCGAACACCCGGGCGCTGCCCGAGGTGTGGAAGGCGCGGGCGCTGGAGCGGCTCGGGTCGCGTCTGGTGGGCGGGGTGGTGACCGTACGGGCGTCCGAGCACCGTTCGCAGTGGCGCAATCGGGAGACGGCCGCCGTGCGGCTCGCCGCGCTGCTTGCCGAGGCCACGGCGCCGCCGCCGAAGCCTCGCCGGGCCACCAAGGTTCCGCGGGGTATCAATGAGCGCCGCCTCCGCGAGAAGAAGGCCCGCTCCGACACCAAGCGCGGCCGCGCGGGCCGTGACTGGTAG
- the nagA gene encoding N-acetylglucosamine-6-phosphate deacetylase, whose amino-acid sequence MATAKVLAGARVVLPTGTVTDGRVIVDGTRIAGSAPADAETLDLSGHWVVPGFVDMHNHGGGGASFTSGTVDEILKGIHTHRLHGTTTIVPSFVTGDMDFLVQRAGLLSELAEQGEIAGIHFEGPFISPCRKGAHDETLLRDPDPADVRKLIDAARGRAKMVTLATELPGGIDSVRLLAEHGVIAAIGHTDATYEQTVEAIDAGATVATHLFNAMPGLGHRAPGPIAALLEDERITVELINDGTHLHPAALELAFHHKGADRVAFITDAMDAAGFGDGRYMLGPMEVEVKDSVARLVEGGSIAGSTLTLDRAFKRGVTVDGLPVDDVVRAISANPARLLGVYDTVGSLEPGKDADLVVLDEEFEVKGVMRKGEWLVAP is encoded by the coding sequence ATGGCCACAGCAAAGGTGCTCGCCGGTGCCCGGGTGGTACTGCCCACCGGGACCGTCACCGACGGCCGCGTCATCGTCGACGGCACGCGCATCGCCGGGAGCGCTCCCGCGGACGCGGAGACGCTCGATCTCTCCGGCCACTGGGTGGTGCCCGGCTTCGTCGACATGCACAACCACGGCGGAGGCGGCGCGTCCTTCACCTCCGGCACGGTCGACGAGATCCTCAAGGGCATCCACACCCACCGGCTGCACGGCACGACGACGATCGTGCCGTCGTTCGTCACCGGCGACATGGACTTCCTCGTCCAGCGCGCGGGCCTGCTCTCCGAACTCGCCGAACAGGGCGAGATCGCGGGCATCCACTTCGAGGGCCCGTTCATCTCGCCGTGCCGCAAGGGCGCCCACGACGAGACGCTGCTGCGCGACCCCGACCCGGCCGACGTGCGCAAGCTGATCGACGCCGCCCGCGGCCGCGCCAAGATGGTCACGCTCGCCACCGAGCTGCCCGGCGGCATCGACTCCGTACGGCTGCTCGCCGAGCACGGGGTGATCGCCGCGATCGGCCACACCGACGCCACGTACGAGCAGACGGTCGAGGCGATCGACGCGGGCGCCACGGTCGCCACCCACCTGTTCAACGCGATGCCCGGCCTCGGCCACCGCGCCCCCGGCCCGATCGCCGCCCTCCTGGAGGACGAGCGGATCACGGTCGAGCTGATCAACGACGGCACCCACCTGCACCCGGCCGCCCTCGAACTCGCCTTCCACCACAAGGGCGCCGACCGGGTCGCGTTCATCACCGACGCGATGGACGCCGCCGGGTTCGGCGACGGCCGCTACATGCTCGGCCCGATGGAGGTCGAGGTGAAGGACTCCGTGGCCCGGCTGGTGGAGGGCGGCTCCATCGCGGGCTCCACGCTCACCCTGGACCGCGCGTTCAAGCGGGGCGTCACCGTCGACGGGCTGCCGGTCGACGACGTCGTACGGGCCATCTCGGCCAACCCGGCGCGGCTGCTCGGCGTATACGACACGGTCGGCTCGCTGGAGCCCGGCAAGGACGCCGATCTCGTGGTCCTGGACGAGGAGTTCGAGGTCAAGGGCGTGATGCGCAAGGGCGAGTGGCTGGTCGCCCCGTAA
- a CDS encoding heme-binding protein encodes MKNMSRRARIATGGAVLAAVAAGTLGTVSANASAPAAAPAANVKSATTTTSTHLTIDAANKAAQAALHAAEKENQKVSVAVVDRNGNTILTLRGDGAGPQSYESAEKKAYTAVSWNAPTSELAKRLESTPNLKDIPGTLFLAGGAPVTAKNAPIAGIGVAGAPSGDQDEKFAQAGVAALR; translated from the coding sequence CTGAAGAACATGTCCCGCCGCGCCCGCATCGCCACCGGCGGTGCCGTCCTGGCCGCCGTCGCCGCCGGCACCCTCGGCACGGTCTCCGCGAACGCCTCGGCCCCGGCCGCCGCGCCCGCCGCCAACGTGAAGAGCGCGACGACCACCACCTCCACGCACCTGACGATCGACGCCGCGAACAAGGCCGCGCAGGCCGCGCTGCACGCCGCCGAGAAGGAGAACCAGAAGGTCTCCGTCGCCGTCGTCGACCGCAACGGCAACACGATCCTGACCCTGCGCGGCGACGGCGCCGGCCCGCAGTCCTACGAGTCCGCCGAGAAGAAGGCGTACACCGCCGTCTCCTGGAACGCGCCCACCTCCGAGCTGGCCAAGCGCCTGGAGAGCACGCCGAACCTGAAGGACATCCCCGGCACCCTGTTCCTCGCGGGCGGTGCCCCCGTCACCGCCAAGAACGCCCCGATCGCCGGCATCGGCGTGGCCGGCGCCCCCTCGGGCGACCAGGACGAGAAGTTCGCCCAGGCCGGCGTCGCCGCGCTCCGCTAG
- a CDS encoding 1-phosphofructokinase family hexose kinase: MILTVTLNTALDITYRVRSLRPHTSHRVTEVTERPGGKGLNVARVLAALGHEVTVTGFVGGATGRALQDQLRGGERISDALVPVHGSTRRTVAVVDTTTGDTTQLNEPGPQVAPAEWAAFQEAYEDLLGSASAVALCGSLPPGVPVGAYATLIRAARAASVPVLLDTSGEPLRRGVAARPDIVKPNADELAELTGSHEPLQAMKDTRRRGAHAVVASLGAEGLCALTPDGTWRAPAPDRLSGNPTGAGDSAVAGLLSGHAEHLPWPERLARAVALSAATVVSPVAGEFDRKTYDDLVTRVTVSERAGAA, translated from the coding sequence GTGATCCTCACGGTCACACTGAACACCGCACTCGACATCACCTACCGGGTGCGGTCCCTGCGCCCGCACACCTCGCACCGGGTCACCGAGGTCACCGAACGCCCCGGCGGCAAGGGGCTGAACGTGGCACGGGTGCTCGCCGCCCTCGGCCACGAGGTGACCGTCACCGGCTTCGTGGGCGGCGCCACCGGCCGCGCCCTCCAGGACCAACTGCGCGGCGGGGAGCGGATTTCTGACGCCCTGGTGCCCGTCCACGGTTCGACCCGCCGCACGGTCGCCGTGGTGGACACCACGACGGGCGACACGACCCAGCTGAACGAGCCGGGCCCGCAGGTCGCCCCCGCCGAGTGGGCGGCCTTCCAGGAGGCGTACGAGGATCTGCTCGGCTCCGCCTCGGCGGTGGCCCTGTGCGGCAGCCTGCCGCCGGGCGTCCCGGTGGGCGCCTACGCGACGCTGATCCGGGCCGCGCGGGCCGCCTCCGTCCCCGTACTCCTGGACACCAGCGGCGAACCGCTGCGCCGGGGCGTCGCCGCCCGCCCCGACATCGTCAAGCCGAACGCGGACGAGCTGGCCGAACTCACCGGCTCCCACGAGCCGTTGCAGGCGATGAAGGACACCCGCAGACGCGGCGCCCACGCCGTCGTCGCCTCCCTGGGCGCCGAGGGCCTGTGCGCCCTCACCCCGGACGGCACCTGGCGCGCCCCGGCCCCCGACCGCCTCTCCGGCAACCCGACGGGCGCCGGCGACTCGGCGGTGGCGGGCCTGCTCTCGGGCCACGCCGAACACCTGCCGTGGCCCGAGCGCCTGGCCCGCGCGGTGGCACTGTCGGCGGCGACGGTGGTGTCCCCGGTCGCGGGCGAGTTCGACCGCAAGACCTACGACGACCTGGTCACCCGGGTGACGGTGTCGGAGCGAGCCGGGGCGGCCTGA
- a CDS encoding TerD family protein has protein sequence MAVSLSKGGNVSLTKEAPGLTAVTVGLGWDVRTTTGTDFDLDASAIAVNTQGKVYSDGHFVFFNNKQTPDQTIVHTGDNRTGEGDGDDEAINVNLAGLPADVDKIVFPVSIYDAETRSQNFGQVRNAYIRILNQAGGAEIARYDLSEDAATETAMVFGELYRNGAEWKFRAVGQGYASGLVGIAQDFGVNV, from the coding sequence ATGGCTGTAAGCCTGTCCAAGGGTGGCAACGTCTCGCTCACCAAGGAGGCTCCGGGCCTGACCGCCGTCACCGTGGGCCTCGGCTGGGACGTCCGCACCACCACCGGTACCGACTTCGACCTGGACGCCTCCGCCATCGCGGTGAACACGCAGGGCAAGGTCTACTCCGACGGCCACTTCGTCTTCTTCAACAACAAGCAGACGCCGGACCAGACGATCGTGCACACCGGCGACAACCGCACCGGTGAGGGCGACGGCGACGACGAGGCGATCAACGTCAACCTGGCGGGCCTGCCCGCCGACGTCGACAAGATCGTCTTCCCGGTCTCGATCTACGACGCGGAGACCCGCTCGCAGAACTTCGGCCAGGTGCGCAACGCGTACATCCGCATCCTCAACCAGGCCGGCGGCGCCGAGATCGCCCGCTACGACCTCTCCGAGGACGCGGCGACGGAGACGGCGATGGTCTTCGGCGAGCTGTACCGCAATGGCGCCGAGTGGAAGTTCCGCGCGGTCGGCCAGGGCTACGCCTCGGGCCTGGTCGGCATCGCCCAGGACTTCGGCGTGAACGTCTGA
- the cdgB gene encoding diguanylate cyclase CdgB produces the protein METESEPYVRLATLRQLHHVMADMNAARSLADTLQTVADGVVNGLGYELACVNLVRPDGDLVVAAFSGNSAAEALITGRVGSRAAWDRRLTMGERWGELCFIPHTEGWVLDEDDVPQWFTDGPPPRFEDEWHPSDRLFAPMYATGAAGGELIGVISVDRPRNGRIPGAWGREALQMYAFQAAIAISNARLRANMQRALVRLEREQQALRASEESFRQAFEYAPSGMAIAELGGDQHGRILRTNDALCRLLGRPASAMRRYSFSDLVHPEDIGTLLRTSAEGGRAELRLGRRDSTYVWVSLRNSVVADAADGPRFLLTHVEDIEDRKRRELHLAHRASHDSLTGLPNSAELRSRLGARLCRRPQEQLPSAVDSLDAAYGDPIGHDFDYGGAALHRTGHSSGLYEGFDHHVHVAAPGGDETTDDGTKGLAVLFCDLDGFKSINDRFGHNAGDAVLIEVARRLTSGVRDGDTVARLGGDEFVVLADGLGRADAQDLAVRLRNAIIPPIRVDGRAVRVGASFGIGWAHCGMTAEEVLQSADQRMYVEKRSRAKQHRRAG, from the coding sequence ATGGAGACCGAGTCGGAGCCCTACGTCCGTCTTGCGACCCTGCGGCAGCTGCACCACGTGATGGCGGACATGAACGCCGCCCGCAGCCTCGCCGACACCCTGCAGACCGTCGCCGACGGGGTCGTGAACGGACTGGGCTACGAGCTGGCGTGCGTCAACCTCGTACGCCCCGACGGTGATCTCGTCGTCGCCGCCTTCTCCGGCAATTCGGCCGCCGAGGCCCTCATCACCGGCCGCGTCGGCTCCCGCGCCGCCTGGGACCGCAGGCTCACCATGGGCGAGCGCTGGGGCGAGCTGTGCTTCATACCGCACACCGAGGGCTGGGTCCTCGACGAGGACGACGTGCCGCAGTGGTTCACCGACGGGCCGCCGCCCCGCTTCGAGGACGAGTGGCACCCCTCCGACCGCCTCTTCGCCCCGATGTACGCGACCGGCGCGGCCGGCGGCGAGCTGATCGGCGTCATATCGGTGGACCGCCCGCGCAACGGCCGGATACCCGGCGCCTGGGGCCGCGAGGCCCTCCAGATGTACGCCTTCCAGGCCGCCATCGCCATCAGCAACGCCCGGCTGCGGGCCAACATGCAGCGCGCCCTGGTCCGCCTGGAGCGCGAGCAGCAGGCCCTGCGCGCCAGCGAGGAGAGCTTCCGGCAGGCCTTCGAGTACGCGCCCTCCGGCATGGCCATCGCCGAGCTGGGCGGCGACCAGCACGGCCGGATCCTGCGGACCAACGACGCGCTGTGCCGGCTCCTCGGGCGGCCCGCCTCCGCGATGCGCCGCTACTCCTTCTCCGACCTCGTGCACCCCGAGGACATCGGCACCCTGCTGCGCACCTCCGCCGAGGGCGGCCGCGCCGAGCTGCGGCTCGGGCGGCGCGACAGCACGTACGTCTGGGTCTCGCTGCGCAACTCGGTGGTGGCCGACGCCGCCGACGGGCCGCGCTTCCTGCTCACCCACGTCGAGGACATCGAGGACCGCAAGCGCCGCGAGCTGCACCTTGCCCACCGCGCCTCCCACGACTCCCTGACCGGCCTGCCGAACTCGGCGGAGCTGCGCTCCCGGCTCGGGGCCCGGCTCTGCCGCCGCCCCCAGGAGCAGCTGCCCAGCGCCGTCGACTCCCTCGACGCGGCCTACGGCGACCCCATCGGCCACGACTTCGACTACGGCGGGGCCGCCCTGCACCGCACCGGGCACTCCTCGGGCCTCTACGAGGGCTTCGACCACCATGTGCACGTGGCGGCGCCGGGCGGCGACGAGACGACCGACGACGGCACCAAGGGCCTCGCCGTGCTCTTCTGCGACCTCGACGGCTTCAAGTCGATCAACGACCGCTTCGGGCACAACGCGGGCGACGCCGTCCTCATCGAGGTGGCCCGCAGGCTGACCAGCGGCGTGCGCGACGGGGACACGGTGGCCCGGCTCGGCGGCGACGAGTTCGTGGTGCTCGCCGACGGGCTCGGCCGCGCCGATGCACAGGACCTCGCCGTCAGGCTGCGCAATGCCATCATTCCGCCGATTCGGGTGGACGGCAGGGCAGTGCGGGTGGGGGCCAGTTTCGGCATCGGCTGGGCGCACTGCGGGATGACGGCGGAAGAAGTGCTGCAATCCGCTGACCAGCGGATGTACGTGGAGAAAAGATCACGTGCCAAGCAGCACCGGCGAGCGGGCTGA
- a CDS encoding ROK family protein: MRHVIALDVGGTGMKAALVGADGTLLHQARRATERERGADAVVESILGFAAELRAWGEEHLGEPAVAAGVAVPGVVDEANGIALFAANLGWRDVPMRALLSERLGTVPVALGHDVRTGGLGEGRLGAGKDADRFLFLPLGTGIAGAIGIDGRIEPGAHGSAGEIGHVVVRPGGIDCGCGQRGCLERYASASAVTLAWQDACGDPTATAADCAKAVDAGDPRAVRVWQDAVDALADGLVMALTLLDPRTLIIGGGLAEAGETLFTPLRAAVAERVTFQSLPRIVPAVLGDSAGCLGAGLLAWDLLDHTAATGSSEVTA; this comes from the coding sequence GTGAGACATGTCATCGCCCTGGACGTGGGCGGCACCGGAATGAAGGCCGCCCTGGTCGGGGCGGACGGCACGCTGCTGCATCAGGCGCGCCGGGCGACGGAGCGCGAGCGGGGCGCCGACGCGGTCGTGGAGTCGATCCTCGGCTTCGCCGCCGAGCTGCGGGCCTGGGGCGAGGAGCACCTCGGGGAGCCCGCCGTGGCCGCCGGGGTCGCCGTGCCCGGAGTCGTCGACGAGGCCAACGGCATCGCGCTGTTCGCCGCCAATCTGGGCTGGCGCGACGTGCCCATGCGGGCGCTGCTGAGCGAGCGGCTCGGCACCGTCCCCGTCGCCCTCGGCCACGACGTGCGCACCGGTGGCCTCGGCGAGGGCCGGCTCGGCGCCGGCAAGGACGCCGACCGCTTCCTGTTCCTGCCGCTGGGCACCGGGATCGCCGGCGCCATCGGCATCGACGGGCGCATCGAGCCCGGCGCGCACGGCTCGGCCGGCGAGATCGGCCATGTGGTCGTGCGGCCCGGCGGCATCGACTGCGGCTGCGGGCAGCGCGGCTGCCTGGAGCGGTACGCGTCCGCGAGCGCCGTCACCCTCGCCTGGCAGGACGCCTGCGGCGACCCCACGGCGACCGCCGCGGACTGCGCCAAGGCCGTCGACGCCGGGGACCCCCGCGCCGTCCGGGTCTGGCAGGACGCGGTGGACGCGCTCGCCGACGGCCTGGTCATGGCGCTCACTCTGCTGGACCCGCGCACCCTGATCATCGGTGGCGGTCTGGCCGAGGCCGGGGAAACCTTGTTCACACCCCTGCGGGCGGCCGTCGCCGAGCGCGTGACGTTCCAGTCGCTGCCCCGAATCGTCCCGGCCGTCCTCGGGGACAGCGCCGGGTGCCTGGGCGCGGGACTGCTCGCCTGGGACCTGCTCGACCACACCGCAGCCACTGGATCCTCGGAGGTAACCGCCTGA
- a CDS encoding GNAT family N-acetyltransferase, with product MDISPLTHPPGRPLLAELTALYASNREFFALSGDFPDPDAITAEQVAATLAEEQAAPGAEALLARDAGGRLVAVALTLARHPDPADPDPWIGLLLVDARRHRSGHGRGTALAVEERFRRAGRTAVRLAVLDNNPAGLAFWTALGYEEIARRRDRRLGRPCRVLRKPLAPTAQDSSGASGASGLPLP from the coding sequence GTGGACATCAGCCCCCTCACCCACCCTCCCGGCCGCCCCCTCCTCGCCGAGCTGACCGCCCTGTACGCCTCGAACCGTGAGTTCTTCGCGCTCAGCGGCGACTTCCCCGACCCCGACGCGATCACCGCGGAGCAGGTCGCCGCCACCCTCGCCGAGGAACAGGCCGCGCCCGGCGCCGAGGCGCTGCTCGCCCGGGACGCCGGGGGACGGCTCGTCGCGGTCGCGCTGACCCTCGCCCGCCATCCGGACCCGGCCGACCCGGACCCGTGGATCGGCCTGCTGCTCGTCGACGCCCGCCGCCACCGAAGCGGGCACGGGCGCGGCACGGCGCTCGCCGTCGAGGAGCGCTTCCGGCGGGCCGGCCGCACCGCCGTACGGCTCGCCGTGCTCGACAACAACCCCGCCGGCCTCGCCTTCTGGACCGCTCTCGGCTACGAGGAGATCGCGCGCCGCCGCGACCGCCGGCTCGGCCGCCCCTGCCGGGTACTGCGCAAGCCGCTGGCCCCCACCGCTCAGGACTCGTCCGGCGCGTCCGGCGCGTCCGGCTTGCCCTTGCCGTAG
- a CDS encoding ankyrin repeat domain-containing protein, whose product MNDRDRTLLDAAAQGDTESVRTALAAGADPGTRDAHRRTPLLLAALHDHVPAAEALVAAGADPNAQDDRSDSPWLVTGVTGSVAMMRALLPAGPDLKVINRFGGISLIPASERGHVDYVRAVLRETDIDVDHVNRLGWTALLEAVILGDGGRAHQEIVELLITAGATPGLPDGDGVTPLEHAERRGFTRIAGLLRAVR is encoded by the coding sequence ATGAACGACCGCGACCGCACCCTGCTCGACGCCGCAGCCCAGGGCGACACCGAATCCGTCCGCACCGCGCTGGCGGCCGGCGCCGACCCCGGGACCCGGGACGCCCACCGCCGCACGCCCCTTCTCCTCGCCGCGCTGCACGACCACGTACCGGCGGCGGAAGCCCTCGTCGCGGCGGGCGCCGACCCGAACGCGCAGGACGACCGGTCCGACAGCCCGTGGCTGGTCACCGGCGTCACCGGCTCCGTCGCCATGATGCGCGCCCTGCTCCCGGCGGGCCCCGACCTGAAGGTCATCAACCGCTTCGGCGGCATCTCCCTCATCCCGGCGTCCGAACGCGGCCACGTCGACTACGTGCGGGCCGTGCTCCGCGAGACCGACATCGACGTCGACCACGTCAACCGGCTCGGCTGGACGGCCCTTCTGGAGGCCGTGATCCTCGGTGACGGCGGCCGCGCGCACCAGGAGATCGTCGAGCTGCTGATCACGGCGGGCGCCACCCCCGGCCTCCCGGACGGCGACGGCGTCACGCCCCTGGAGCACGCCGAACGCCGCGGGTTCACCCGGATCGCCGGTCTGCTGAGGGCCGTACGGTGA
- a CDS encoding carbohydrate-binding protein, producing the protein MAPGNNGASTTPEDDDPFGYLYADGQAAGATPPNGGGGGYGYPNSRSFNQVRTVGERQYGQQQVPPQQTQPTQAYHQPNAHYQAPETMPGGGAPTQPGPPRASRGGGGGQGPNTKALLIGAVAVVAAVVIGISIAMMSNGSEDDKNADAGAKPSGDSQSVQPSESASSGTSDDAEDLPKADAKGLTLSGGPVAASDVKGAKAAGGEYVAGFNKVGAKVDWTVTVPKAGDYRLYVRYGIPGEPADATLNINSKANSQPIGMKNFINSPKGDWEKGWQSTWAPVTLTKGTNVIELECADGNKCNANIDQLWLQ; encoded by the coding sequence ATGGCGCCCGGCAACAACGGCGCGAGCACCACGCCCGAGGACGACGATCCGTTCGGCTATCTGTACGCCGACGGGCAGGCGGCCGGGGCGACCCCGCCGAACGGCGGGGGCGGCGGCTACGGCTACCCGAACTCCCGCTCCTTCAACCAGGTCCGCACGGTGGGCGAGCGTCAGTACGGGCAGCAGCAGGTGCCGCCGCAGCAGACCCAGCCCACCCAGGCGTACCACCAGCCGAACGCCCACTACCAGGCACCGGAGACGATGCCCGGTGGCGGCGCTCCCACGCAGCCGGGACCGCCGCGCGCCTCGCGCGGCGGCGGTGGCGGCCAGGGCCCCAACACCAAGGCGCTGCTGATCGGCGCGGTCGCCGTCGTGGCCGCCGTGGTGATCGGCATCAGCATCGCCATGATGAGCAACGGCTCGGAGGACGACAAGAACGCCGACGCGGGCGCCAAGCCCTCCGGCGACTCCCAGTCGGTGCAGCCCAGCGAGTCCGCGTCCTCGGGCACGTCGGACGACGCCGAGGACCTGCCGAAGGCGGACGCCAAGGGGCTGACCCTGTCCGGCGGTCCCGTCGCCGCGAGCGACGTGAAGGGCGCGAAGGCGGCCGGCGGCGAGTACGTCGCGGGCTTCAACAAGGTCGGTGCGAAGGTCGACTGGACCGTCACCGTCCCCAAGGCCGGCGACTACCGCCTCTACGTGCGCTACGGCATCCCCGGCGAGCCCGCCGACGCCACCTTGAACATCAACTCGAAGGCCAACTCCCAGCCGATCGGCATGAAGAACTTCATCAACTCGCCGAAGGGCGACTGGGAGAAGGGCTGGCAGTCGACGTGGGCCCCGGTCACCCTGACCAAGGGCACCAACGTCATCGAGCTGGAGTGCGCCGACGGCAACAAGTGCAACGCCAACATCGACCAGCTCTGGCTCCAGTGA
- a CDS encoding flavin reductase family protein, which produces MKTLPATPATAAPRSPGHAEGVSNDEFRAALSRLAAGVVLLTAREAPLDPDDAGAPPGEDAGMTATAFMSVSLDPPLVMVSLRNGSRMDDLLEEQPLWAVSLLSESQSHIAGRFAMKGRISDRLLFEDIPYIRGEHTDAPLVGGALATLECRTEQRVVAGDHTLYIGRVLGAALPSADGGPLMYFRGRYRGLG; this is translated from the coding sequence CTGAAGACTCTCCCTGCCACTCCCGCCACCGCCGCACCACGCTCCCCCGGGCATGCTGAGGGGGTGAGCAACGACGAATTCCGCGCCGCCCTGTCCCGCCTCGCCGCGGGTGTCGTTCTGCTGACCGCACGCGAGGCCCCGCTCGACCCCGACGACGCCGGGGCGCCTCCGGGCGAGGACGCGGGCATGACGGCCACGGCCTTCATGTCGGTGTCCCTCGATCCGCCGCTGGTGATGGTCTCCCTGCGCAACGGCTCCCGCATGGACGATCTGCTGGAGGAGCAGCCGCTCTGGGCGGTGTCGCTGCTGTCGGAGTCGCAGAGTCACATCGCGGGGCGCTTCGCGATGAAGGGCCGCATCAGCGACCGGCTGCTGTTCGAGGACATTCCGTACATACGCGGTGAGCACACGGACGCTCCGCTGGTGGGCGGCGCGCTGGCGACGCTGGAGTGCCGGACGGAGCAGCGGGTTGTCGCGGGGGACCACACCTTGTACATCGGCCGCGTCCTGGGCGCCGCCCTCCCCAGCGCCGACGGCGGCCCCCTGATGTATTTCCGGGGACGGTACCGGGGGCTGGGGTGA
- a CDS encoding M1 family metallopeptidase, producing MRRRPRSRTRSLALIAAALLSVAACGGGVHGSPGASGLRDPYFPKLGNGGYDVSHYSLNLAYDPDTHRLKGTAAITATARQDLSAFNLDLHGLTVTGVTVDKKRATSRRAGNELTVRPFGELPKGHTFRTVVRYSGEPATITDADGSEEGWLRTADGALGLGEPTGSMAWFPGNHHPSDKATYTIAVSVPQGVKAVSNGELTGTKRSAYGTSTTYTWRVTQPMASYVATVAIGKFETHASRTPAGLPVYTAVDPEEAEASAKVLARLPEVVDWETRTFGAYPFSSTGAIVEREGDAGYALETQNRPVFPGAPDLGLLVHELAHQWYGDSVTPKTWRDMWLNEGFATYAEWLWEEQHGGDSAQDSFEAAYDHAADSAVWAFPPADPPSAAHISDSPVYERGAMVLHRVRQTIGDTKFFALLKSWPADHKYGNADTHDFTAYVEHANPAKRTALAEVWKDWLYGKGKPDAPDAPDES from the coding sequence GTGCGCAGACGCCCCCGCTCCCGGACCCGCTCCCTCGCCCTGATCGCCGCCGCTCTGCTCTCCGTCGCGGCCTGCGGCGGCGGGGTCCACGGTTCGCCCGGCGCCTCGGGCCTGCGCGACCCGTACTTCCCGAAGCTGGGCAACGGCGGCTACGACGTCAGCCACTACTCCCTGAACCTCGCCTACGACCCGGACACCCACCGCCTCAAGGGCACCGCCGCCATCACCGCGACCGCCCGCCAGGACCTCAGCGCCTTCAACCTCGACCTGCACGGGCTCACGGTCACCGGGGTCACCGTCGACAAGAAGCGGGCGACGAGCCGGCGCGCCGGGAACGAGCTGACGGTCCGCCCGTTCGGCGAACTGCCGAAGGGGCACACCTTCCGTACGGTCGTGCGCTACTCCGGCGAACCCGCCACCATCACCGACGCCGACGGCTCCGAGGAGGGCTGGCTGCGCACCGCCGACGGCGCGCTCGGCCTCGGCGAACCGACCGGCTCGATGGCCTGGTTCCCCGGCAACCACCACCCTTCCGACAAGGCGACGTACACCATCGCGGTGAGCGTCCCGCAGGGCGTGAAGGCCGTGTCCAACGGGGAGTTGACGGGCACCAAGCGGTCCGCGTACGGCACGAGCACCACCTACACCTGGCGTGTCACCCAGCCGATGGCGAGTTACGTGGCCACGGTCGCGATCGGCAAGTTCGAGACGCACGCGTCCCGGACGCCGGCCGGGCTGCCCGTGTACACCGCGGTCGACCCCGAGGAGGCGGAGGCGAGCGCCAAGGTCCTCGCCCGGCTGCCCGAGGTCGTCGACTGGGAGACGCGGACCTTCGGCGCGTACCCGTTCTCCTCCACCGGTGCGATCGTCGAGCGCGAGGGCGACGCCGGGTACGCGCTGGAGACGCAGAACCGGCCCGTCTTCCCCGGCGCCCCCGATCTGGGCCTGCTCGTCCACGAGTTGGCCCATCAGTGGTACGGCGACTCGGTCACCCCGAAGACCTGGCGCGACATGTGGCTCAACGAGGGTTTCGCCACGTACGCCGAGTGGCTGTGGGAGGAGCAGCACGGCGGCGACAGCGCCCAGGACTCCTTCGAAGCGGCGTACGACCACGCGGCGGACTCGGCCGTCTGGGCCTTCCCGCCCGCCGATCCGCCGAGCGCCGCGCACATCTCCGACTCGCCGGTCTACGAGCGCGGTGCGATGGTCCTCCACCGCGTCCGGCAGACCATCGGCGACACCAAGTTCTTCGCCCTGCTGAAGAGTTGGCCCGCCGACCACAAGTACGGCAACGCCGACACCCACGACTTCACCGCGTACGTGGAGCACGCGAACCCCGCGAAGAGGACCGCGCTGGCCGAGGTCTGGAAGGACTGGCTCTACGGCAAGGGCAAGCCGGACGCGCCGGACGCGCCGGACGAGTCCTGA